One Buttiauxella gaviniae genomic region harbors:
- a CDS encoding TraX family protein: MNDWHNLLICFQEKNSFRAMLILRDKSEFAARKILEKARIVIPSCSGKLFWKWVQDFIFKACKPSQEYYENKSPTVSAQHNPVSACQTQPGCNGQDKSGSADGHDAGSHQHDFSAPPWPELYAIGRMAFPLFLMVWAVNVRQQPGRLQHRANRLWIWAVITQPVFALAFHTPHPWYALNILFVFAGVTQLLALDHTYGHPGRFAGVILLVLLVYPLSLASYGLQGLMLALSLAVFYSTQTLREKQGAVLVAFLSLCTLNGIGHLADKPAEALLYAVLPTVLFPPVVLSLASRYQPTQNMRFLPRRFFYFAYGGHLLLLGLIHLLMM, from the coding sequence ATGAATGACTGGCACAACCTCCTTATTTGCTTTCAGGAAAAAAATAGCTTTCGGGCGATGCTTATTTTACGGGATAAATCTGAGTTTGCCGCCCGTAAAATTCTGGAAAAGGCCAGAATAGTCATCCCATCTTGTTCAGGTAAATTATTCTGGAAATGGGTTCAGGATTTTATATTCAAAGCGTGCAAGCCATCGCAGGAATATTATGAAAATAAATCTCCAACCGTATCTGCACAGCATAATCCTGTCTCTGCCTGTCAGACTCAGCCCGGATGCAATGGACAGGATAAAAGTGGTAGCGCTGATGGCCATGATGCTGGATCACATCAACACGATTTTTCTGCCCCCCCCTGGCCGGAACTATATGCCATCGGCCGGATGGCATTTCCGCTGTTTCTGATGGTCTGGGCCGTGAATGTCCGTCAGCAACCGGGAAGATTGCAACACCGTGCGAACAGGTTGTGGATATGGGCCGTCATCACACAACCCGTCTTTGCTCTGGCGTTTCACACTCCGCATCCCTGGTACGCCCTGAACATTCTGTTTGTATTCGCGGGTGTCACGCAACTGCTGGCACTGGATCACACATATGGACACCCGGGACGGTTCGCCGGCGTGATACTGCTTGTGCTCCTGGTTTATCCGTTATCACTCGCCAGTTATGGTCTTCAGGGATTGATGTTAGCCCTTTCACTGGCCGTGTTTTATTCCACACAAACTCTCCGCGAGAAACAGGGAGCCGTTCTGGTTGCCTTTCTCTCACTGTGTACACTCAACGGCATAGGTCACCTAGCAGACAAACCCGCAGAAGCACTTCTTTATGCGGTACTGCCGACCGTACTGTTTCCTCCCGTGGTCCTTTCACTTGCCTCCCGGTATCAGCCTACGCAAAACATGCGCTTTTTGCCTCGCCGGTTTTTCTACTTCGCTTATGGCGGCCATCTTTTACTACTTGGTCTGATACATCTGTTAATGATGTGA
- a CDS encoding Replication protein translates to MTNQVIHLRAAPVPQYRPSRRGEANRLRKGQSKTHRNYQPAFTGSTPRGMAAKVVARLKSHDWNRNPELVSLRRRGYTPWTRLFDSAFTPKPMRVSTRQESREALTALSLTLAANCDYNPDSDYMFEVMLPVEELARRMGVLHRYENGRLAYDVLLHALRVQEELDYLVIHRDHDTDSGQYKPMRIFLTEKFFTSRGITVDEIRQWLHKYRQWAIAQGLAESLSLRYERHLLKMARMGIDIDRHHSLKNRLRKIKRWVVSPELREEKRRVTQDLGAQIDALDQKMRRVVKSSENDRHWKAWVRWSTSPDAPLYRVREIERAVEHEHPDLKRLDKEKYYRLLLEKAGAH, encoded by the coding sequence GTGACTAACCAGGTTATTCACCTGCGGGCTGCGCCCGTACCCCAGTACCGTCCCTCCCGGCGTGGCGAAGCCAATCGTCTGCGTAAGGGGCAGTCCAAAACGCATCGTAATTATCAGCCTGCTTTCACCGGCAGTACGCCCCGTGGAATGGCTGCTAAAGTGGTGGCGCGTCTGAAGAGCCACGACTGGAATCGGAATCCGGAACTGGTGTCGCTGCGTCGTCGCGGCTACACGCCCTGGACCCGACTGTTCGACAGTGCCTTTACCCCGAAACCCATGCGCGTGAGCACACGTCAGGAAAGCCGAGAAGCCTTAACGGCGCTCTCACTGACGCTTGCGGCCAACTGCGATTACAACCCTGACAGCGACTATATGTTTGAAGTCATGCTGCCGGTTGAGGAGCTGGCGCGCCGGATGGGTGTGCTGCATCGTTATGAAAATGGCCGTCTGGCCTATGACGTTCTGCTGCATGCGCTGCGGGTTCAGGAAGAACTCGACTATCTGGTGATCCACCGCGACCATGACACCGATTCTGGCCAGTACAAACCCATGCGTATCTTCCTGACCGAGAAGTTTTTCACTTCACGGGGCATTACCGTGGACGAAATTCGGCAGTGGCTGCACAAATACCGGCAGTGGGCCATTGCTCAGGGGCTGGCTGAGTCGCTGAGTCTGCGTTACGAACGCCACCTGCTGAAGATGGCGCGTATGGGTATCGATATCGACAGGCACCATTCGCTTAAAAACCGTCTGCGCAAAATCAAGCGCTGGGTGGTCAGCCCGGAACTGAGGGAAGAAAAGCGACGTGTGACGCAGGACCTGGGGGCGCAGATTGATGCGCTGGACCAGAAAATGCGGCGTGTCGTAAAGTCTTCAGAGAACGATCGTCACTGGAAGGCGTGGGTGCGCTGGTCAACCAGCCCTGACGCACCGTTGTATCGTGTACGGGAGATCGAACGTGCGGTCGAGCACGAACATCCTGACCTGAAACGTCTGGATAAAGAGAAGTATTACCGGCTCCTCCTGGAGAAAGCCGGGGCACACTGA
- a CDS encoding type II toxin-antitoxin system Phd/YefM family antitoxin, with protein MPNIILSDTSASVSELKKNPMATVSAGDGYPVAILNRNQPAFYCVPAELYEKMLDALDDQELVKLVSERSNQPLLDIDLDSYL; from the coding sequence ATGCCAAACATCATTTTGAGTGATACCAGCGCCAGCGTCAGTGAACTAAAAAAAAACCCGATGGCGACAGTCAGTGCCGGTGACGGTTATCCGGTGGCGATCCTGAACCGTAACCAGCCCGCTTTCTATTGTGTTCCCGCTGAACTGTACGAAAAAATGCTCGATGCCCTGGATGATCAGGAACTGGTGAAACTGGTTAGTGAACGCAGTAACCAGCCGCTGCTCGATATAGACCTGGACAGCTATCTATGA
- a CDS encoding IS6 family transposase: MNVFKGRHFQRDIILWAVRWYCKYGISYRELQEMLAERGVNVDHTTSYRWVQRYAPEMEKRLRWYWRTPSGFCLWHLDETYIKVNGRWAYLYRAVDSRGCTLDFYLSPRRNSKAAYRFMGKLLNNTKRGQIPRLINTDKAPTYARALALLKREGKCPPDVEHRQIKYRNNVIECDHGKLKRIINATLGFKSMKTAYATIKGIEVMRALRKGQAESFYFGHPLGEMRLVSRVFEI, encoded by the coding sequence ATGAACGTATTTAAAGGCCGGCATTTTCAGCGAGACATCATCCTCTGGGCAGTACGCTGGTACTGCAAATATGGTATCAGCTATCGTGAACTGCAGGAGATGCTGGCCGAACGCGGCGTGAATGTCGATCACACCACCAGTTATCGCTGGGTTCAGCGTTATGCACCCGAAATGGAAAAACGGCTGCGCTGGTACTGGCGAACCCCTTCCGGGTTTTGTTTATGGCATCTGGATGAAACCTACATCAAAGTGAACGGCAGATGGGCTTATCTGTACCGCGCAGTCGACAGCAGAGGTTGTACCCTCGATTTTTATCTCTCGCCACGCCGCAACAGTAAAGCCGCATACCGCTTTATGGGAAAGCTCCTGAATAATACGAAGCGCGGGCAAATTCCCCGGCTGATTAATACTGATAAAGCCCCGACATACGCGCGGGCGCTGGCGTTGCTGAAGCGCGAAGGAAAATGTCCGCCGGATGTGGAGCACCGGCAGATAAAGTACCGGAACAACGTGATTGAGTGTGACCACGGCAAACTGAAACGGATAATCAATGCCACACTGGGATTCAAATCAATGAAAACGGCTTACGCCACGATAAAAGGGATCGAAGTCATGCGAGCGCTGCGTAAAGGACAGGCTGAATCATTTTACTTTGGCCATCCACTGGGCGAGATGCGTCTGGTGAGCAGAGTGTTTGAAATTTAA
- a CDS encoding EAL domain-containing protein translates to MSIMPYSMIRAIIVVISTVVFHLGYIKESEWLNNLQLSMLTMMPIIINMLFSFHWSTRNKTPLILSIATNLTALMMVTGMFSNETTFYLNTSIPISIALSIIVNVIIEKISWRNEKFPNKFLLNMMLVVTPLISILFLSLAIKVLMPTNLSNAPKYISSLIYPDSYSSGMLYELARGFSWFLGIHGQLMFQDIGYEFIRESNINITQWANGTSHLNILNQSFYDVWCSTGGTGSTLSLLICLIFSRAKQYNKLIKTSLPLAFFNINEPLIFGFPIVLNPIMIVPFLLTPLVNYNIAYAATAYGVIEPMHNLVGWATPPLINSWVATGGNITAVALHISIIFFGALIYYPFFRIMEKITTLNIIDAIPEILPSSNITKSSLDVGLISKSHHLNELDEIIEAQLQIKKLTKSGDFILFFQPQVRVFDKKITALEVLLRHKGHDGKITPPYFLSHYEKLNIMPEMDFWVLENAISHAREKLTFLPGMTLSVNISPQTITDPRLLVIVDDLLRQGIPSGCYLELEITESQKISNPEKLGSIISNLQEKGVKIALDDFGSGYSTLSYLLKYQLDKIKLDRTLVNGLSLPHGGKFLNQVVNLCRTSCSNILIEGVETELEYTECVKSGIDSIQGFLFYRPMPSEEINKLLLQHS, encoded by the coding sequence ATGTCAATAATGCCATACTCTATGATTAGAGCGATCATTGTTGTTATTTCAACTGTAGTATTTCACCTAGGCTATATAAAAGAATCTGAATGGTTAAATAACCTCCAGCTCAGCATGCTAACTATGATGCCAATAATAATAAACATGTTATTTTCTTTCCATTGGTCCACGAGAAATAAAACTCCTCTTATCCTATCAATAGCTACAAACTTAACCGCATTAATGATGGTTACAGGGATGTTCTCCAATGAAACAACATTTTATCTTAATACAAGCATTCCAATATCAATAGCTTTATCCATAATAGTCAATGTTATAATTGAAAAAATATCATGGAGGAATGAAAAATTTCCAAACAAATTTCTACTCAATATGATGCTTGTAGTGACACCTTTAATTTCTATTTTATTTCTCAGCTTGGCTATCAAGGTATTGATGCCGACAAATCTATCAAATGCCCCTAAATATATTTCATCTTTAATTTATCCTGACAGTTACTCTAGCGGAATGCTTTATGAGCTAGCCCGAGGTTTCTCTTGGTTCTTAGGGATTCATGGGCAGCTTATGTTTCAAGATATTGGATATGAATTTATTAGGGAGTCGAATATAAATATAACCCAATGGGCGAATGGAACATCACACCTAAATATTCTTAACCAGTCATTTTATGATGTTTGGTGTTCAACTGGTGGCACAGGATCTACTTTAAGCTTACTGATATGCCTAATATTCTCCAGAGCAAAGCAATATAATAAACTAATCAAAACATCTCTTCCACTTGCTTTCTTTAATATAAATGAACCTCTTATATTTGGGTTTCCTATAGTTTTGAATCCTATTATGATAGTTCCATTCTTATTAACACCGTTAGTAAATTATAACATCGCATATGCAGCAACAGCATATGGTGTGATAGAACCTATGCATAACCTTGTGGGATGGGCCACGCCGCCACTAATTAATTCTTGGGTTGCCACTGGTGGTAATATAACCGCCGTTGCATTACATATTTCCATTATTTTTTTTGGCGCTCTAATTTATTACCCATTTTTCCGTATCATGGAAAAAATCACCACCTTAAATATTATTGATGCAATACCAGAAATATTACCAAGTAGCAATATAACAAAATCATCGTTAGATGTGGGTTTAATATCAAAAAGCCATCACCTAAACGAGCTGGATGAAATCATCGAAGCGCAGCTACAGATCAAAAAACTAACTAAATCAGGTGATTTTATACTTTTCTTTCAACCTCAGGTTCGAGTTTTTGACAAGAAAATTACAGCATTAGAAGTGTTATTGCGTCATAAGGGACATGACGGCAAAATAACGCCTCCATATTTCCTGTCTCATTATGAAAAATTAAATATAATGCCAGAGATGGATTTCTGGGTTTTGGAAAATGCCATTTCCCACGCACGGGAAAAACTTACATTTCTGCCAGGAATGACTTTATCTGTTAATATATCTCCACAAACAATTACCGACCCAAGATTATTGGTTATCGTGGATGATTTATTGCGTCAAGGCATTCCTTCGGGCTGCTATTTGGAGCTTGAAATTACTGAATCTCAAAAAATATCCAACCCTGAAAAACTAGGTTCTATAATATCAAATCTTCAAGAAAAAGGAGTAAAAATAGCTCTCGATGATTTTGGTAGTGGATATTCAACCTTATCATATTTATTAAAATATCAACTTGATAAAATAAAGCTAGATCGAACATTAGTTAATGGATTATCATTGCCACATGGAGGGAAATTCCTGAACCAAGTAGTTAACCTTTGTCGCACATCCTGTTCCAATATTTTAATTGAGGGTGTTGAGACCGAATTGGAATATACTGAATGCGTCAAATCCGGCATTGACTCAATACAGGGTTTTTTATTTTACCGCCCTATGCCTAGTGAGGAAATAAATAAACTACTATTACAACACTCATAA
- a CDS encoding zinc-dependent alcohol dehydrogenase, with protein sequence MKALTYHGPHSVSVDTHPDPGIEASDDIILRVTATAICGSDLHLYRGKIPTTEQGDIFGHEFMGEVVETGKDVTAVAKGDRVVIPFVIACGECFFCHMQQYAACETTNSGKGSALNRKQITPPAALFGYSKMYGGIPGGQAEYVRVPKGNTGPFKVPDLLADDKVLFLSDILPTAWQAVKNAGVTQGSSIAIFGAGPVGLLSAACARLAGAEQIFMIDHHPYRLAFAKERYGVIPVNFDEVDDPAALIIEQSAGQRGVDAVIDAVGFEAKGSLTETVLTSLKLEGSSGKALRQCIAAVRRGGTVSVPGVYAGFIHGFLFGDAFDKGLTFKMGQTHVHAFLPELLELIENGLLHPEEIITHHLPLADAARGYEMFEKKEEDCRKVILIPGMRTASPQLSDKFYKP encoded by the coding sequence ATGAAAGCACTGACCTATCACGGCCCCCACTCAGTAAGCGTTGATACTCATCCTGACCCCGGCATAGAAGCATCAGACGATATTATTCTGCGGGTGACGGCTACAGCGATTTGTGGCTCAGACCTTCACCTTTATCGTGGAAAAATTCCCACGACAGAACAGGGTGATATCTTTGGGCACGAGTTCATGGGCGAAGTGGTGGAGACCGGAAAGGATGTGACTGCGGTGGCAAAAGGCGATCGCGTCGTCATCCCCTTCGTGATTGCCTGTGGGGAGTGTTTTTTCTGCCATATGCAACAATATGCCGCCTGTGAAACGACGAACTCAGGAAAGGGATCGGCGCTGAATCGAAAGCAAATTACGCCACCGGCGGCCTTGTTTGGTTACAGCAAAATGTATGGCGGCATACCTGGAGGCCAGGCAGAATACGTTCGTGTACCTAAGGGGAATACAGGTCCATTCAAAGTCCCGGATTTGCTGGCAGATGATAAAGTTTTGTTTCTGTCAGATATTCTTCCCACTGCCTGGCAGGCAGTTAAAAATGCCGGCGTAACGCAGGGTTCGAGTATCGCTATCTTCGGTGCAGGCCCGGTAGGCCTTTTGAGTGCGGCCTGTGCGCGACTGGCAGGTGCGGAGCAAATTTTCATGATTGACCATCACCCCTATCGGCTTGCCTTTGCGAAAGAACGTTATGGGGTTATTCCGGTTAACTTTGATGAAGTTGACGATCCTGCTGCTTTGATTATTGAACAATCCGCAGGGCAGAGAGGGGTTGATGCGGTAATTGATGCTGTAGGCTTTGAAGCAAAAGGTAGTCTGACGGAAACAGTTTTGACCAGTCTTAAATTAGAAGGGAGTAGCGGCAAGGCGCTAAGACAGTGCATTGCTGCTGTCCGACGAGGTGGCACCGTCAGCGTTCCGGGTGTCTATGCCGGTTTCATACATGGTTTTCTTTTTGGTGATGCTTTTGATAAAGGGTTGACCTTTAAAATGGGCCAGACTCATGTGCACGCATTTCTGCCTGAATTACTTGAGTTGATTGAAAATGGCTTGTTGCATCCTGAAGAAATAATTACTCATCATCTGCCTCTGGCAGATGCTGCGCGCGGTTATGAGATGTTTGAAAAGAAAGAGGAAGACTGTCGTAAGGTTATTCTCATTCCAGGAATGAGGACGGCCTCTCCTCAACTCTCCGATAAATTTTATAAACCCTGA
- a CDS encoding type II toxin-antitoxin system RelE family toxin → MSYSVKFREDALKEWQKLDKAIQQQFAKKLKKCCENPHIPSAKLRGIKDSYKIKLRASGFRLVYQVIDDQLIIAVVAVGKRERSDVYNLASERLR, encoded by the coding sequence ATGAGCTATTCGGTCAAATTCAGGGAAGATGCGCTAAAAGAATGGCAGAAACTGGATAAGGCTATTCAACAGCAGTTTGCAAAGAAACTGAAAAAATGTTGTGAAAATCCACATATTCCCTCAGCAAAGTTGCGGGGAATAAAAGACAGCTACAAAATAAAACTTAGAGCGTCGGGTTTTCGCCTAGTGTACCAGGTAATAGACGATCAGCTAATTATTGCGGTGGTGGCCGTAGGTAAGCGTGAACGCAGCGACGTATATAATCTGGCAAGTGAGCGATTGAGATGA
- a CDS encoding GGDEF domain-containing protein: MSKFVIQQEPFAIILVDIDFFKTINDIFGHVAGDECLITVADKIQDCIKCFAASISRYGGDEFAIIINNATNKKVDMICDQIKTAINENSLKSIGNKPISVTQGASICNAGSNINNINNIITRADKALYKAKQNGRNCYLIAE; the protein is encoded by the coding sequence ATATCAAAATTTGTAATTCAACAAGAACCTTTTGCAATCATACTTGTCGACATTGATTTTTTTAAGACTATAAATGACATTTTTGGTCATGTTGCTGGCGATGAGTGTCTTATAACTGTTGCTGATAAAATTCAGGATTGCATTAAATGTTTTGCCGCAAGTATTTCTCGATATGGCGGAGATGAGTTTGCTATCATAATAAATAATGCAACCAACAAGAAGGTCGATATGATTTGTGATCAAATAAAAACAGCTATCAATGAAAACAGCCTTAAATCTATAGGAAACAAACCCATTTCAGTAACGCAAGGAGCCTCTATTTGCAACGCAGGAAGCAACATAAACAACATAAACAACATAATAACCCGCGCTGATAAAGCACTTTATAAGGCAAAGCAAAATGGCAGGAATTGTTATCTCATTGCTGAATAA
- a CDS encoding EAL domain-containing protein, protein MELKDKSSASQTQDESENEPGSEKPPTRRASVVSHWWEISQSETPHFERIKKYVAFNLFFFSLFILVEKLSSGLPIADIYLRLYDLTLPLMTALLVFYRRKSLPVLTLLVFYSIYAHPVVQSLATVSAWCAALISSRLYFNATGKRGSVSFGRSRLTIHRIGWLVCVNTLVYTLIHWWLLLQLRLLPAANADLFSVPTLVNMQWMMTSCITGVPFCYLLLRSVYKPAWFVSYLKHIKMLVVFGPRKAYLLTWIGLLGGIMFCLISSENDALIFTDYSLLWLLPVMLWGTICIGHALISPVWVLMLFLLSDYVDNYISVGKSITVENYLGHLAFSSSMIFIFSLTIVIVGVQSARVRTYIRHLKRMSLSEPNTGLPNMQALKKDIIHSPDSGLCMIQCPELNTLTQTHGIAFRFEFVKALAAFIRPLMRENEEIYYTPGYGVLLRLNKVDAYIINTYFKAISSFRFTWAEMEIGLNLGLSYMPLNSCVNELSSIIGHLNASTFISLQQGKPVAFNSVIPGDNVVSPGAIRHMLQKAIDRQSFMLVAQPVVSTRNKPHYYEILIRMKTMNNKLFFPDSFLPLAHDAGLLARIDMAVIEQTFRFMQLREASQPQSRFSINLTPQSLVKTDFLMRLRKLFTRYSIKPERITFEIIESDMIDSTTALKVLRQLRQSGCKIAIDDFGTGASSYSRLKNMEADILKIDGSFIRNIVNHEFDRHTVMSFCEAAKLKNMEVVAEFVESEEIKQMLTAMGVDWLQGYHTGKPVPVEDVVF, encoded by the coding sequence ATGGAACTTAAGGACAAGTCTTCAGCATCACAGACTCAGGATGAGTCGGAAAACGAGCCGGGAAGCGAAAAACCTCCCACCAGAAGAGCTTCAGTGGTCAGTCACTGGTGGGAGATATCGCAAAGTGAAACCCCACACTTTGAGCGTATAAAAAAATACGTTGCCTTTAACCTTTTCTTTTTTTCACTTTTCATTCTGGTTGAAAAACTCAGCAGCGGACTGCCGATTGCCGATATCTATCTCAGGCTCTATGACCTGACATTACCGCTGATGACCGCGCTGCTGGTATTTTATCGACGAAAATCTCTTCCGGTGCTTACCCTGTTAGTCTTCTACAGCATATATGCACACCCTGTGGTCCAGTCGCTGGCAACCGTATCAGCGTGGTGCGCGGCTTTAATCAGCAGCAGGCTGTATTTCAATGCAACCGGAAAGCGAGGTTCAGTCAGTTTCGGACGCAGCAGGCTGACCATTCACCGCATTGGATGGCTGGTTTGCGTGAATACACTGGTTTACACCCTCATCCACTGGTGGTTATTGCTGCAATTACGGCTCCTGCCTGCAGCTAACGCAGATTTATTCAGCGTCCCGACGCTGGTTAATATGCAGTGGATGATGACCTCCTGTATCACCGGCGTTCCCTTCTGCTATCTCTTGCTCAGAAGCGTGTACAAACCAGCCTGGTTTGTGAGTTATTTAAAGCACATTAAAATGCTGGTCGTTTTCGGCCCCCGCAAGGCTTATCTGCTCACCTGGATTGGTTTACTGGGTGGCATTATGTTCTGCCTGATTTCATCCGAGAACGATGCGCTGATATTTACCGATTACTCACTGCTCTGGCTTCTTCCGGTTATGCTGTGGGGCACGATATGTATCGGCCACGCACTGATTTCCCCGGTATGGGTTTTAATGTTGTTCCTGCTCAGTGACTATGTTGATAACTATATTTCAGTCGGTAAATCCATTACGGTTGAAAACTATTTAGGTCATCTCGCGTTTTCATCGTCGATGATTTTCATTTTTTCACTGACCATCGTCATCGTGGGTGTTCAGTCTGCCCGGGTACGCACATATATCCGTCACCTTAAGCGTATGTCATTGTCAGAGCCCAATACCGGGCTTCCAAATATGCAGGCTCTGAAAAAGGATATCATTCACTCTCCTGATTCTGGCCTGTGCATGATCCAGTGCCCGGAACTCAATACGCTCACGCAAACTCACGGTATCGCTTTTCGCTTTGAATTTGTGAAAGCCCTCGCCGCATTTATCAGACCCTTAATGCGGGAGAATGAGGAGATATATTACACCCCCGGCTACGGTGTGCTCCTGAGGCTTAACAAAGTTGATGCTTATATTATCAACACGTATTTCAAAGCCATATCGTCATTTCGCTTTACATGGGCGGAGATGGAAATTGGCCTGAATCTGGGATTGTCCTATATGCCCCTGAACAGTTGTGTCAACGAACTGTCATCCATTATCGGTCATTTAAATGCCAGCACATTTATCTCTTTGCAACAGGGAAAACCAGTAGCCTTTAATTCAGTTATCCCCGGAGATAATGTGGTCAGCCCTGGCGCAATACGTCATATGCTGCAAAAGGCAATAGACCGGCAGTCATTTATGTTAGTCGCCCAGCCTGTTGTTTCCACCAGAAATAAACCACATTATTATGAAATCCTGATCCGGATGAAGACGATGAACAATAAGTTATTCTTTCCGGATTCATTCCTGCCACTGGCACATGATGCCGGGTTACTTGCCAGAATCGATATGGCGGTGATTGAACAAACGTTCCGTTTTATGCAGTTACGTGAAGCATCACAGCCTCAGAGTCGTTTTTCAATCAACCTGACCCCACAGTCACTGGTAAAAACAGATTTTCTGATGCGGCTGCGAAAATTATTCACACGATATTCCATTAAGCCCGAACGAATCACTTTTGAGATTATCGAATCAGATATGATTGACAGCACGACGGCACTGAAAGTGTTACGCCAGTTACGTCAGTCAGGCTGCAAAATTGCCATTGATGATTTCGGAACTGGGGCGTCAAGCTACTCGCGCCTGAAAAACATGGAGGCGGATATATTGAAAATTGACGGTTCATTTATTCGGAATATTGTCAATCATGAGTTTGATCGCCATACAGTGATGTCATTCTGTGAAGCGGCAAAATTAAAAAATATGGAAGTGGTGGCGGAGTTTGTTGAATCGGAAGAAATAAAACAGATGCTGACGGCAATGGGCGTGGACTGGTTGCAGGGTTATCATACCGGCAAACCCGTACCTGTTGAAGATGTGGTATTTTAA
- a CDS encoding IS3 family transposase (programmed frameshift), which produces MTKPASTNKKPRKQHTPEFRNEALKLAERIGVAAAARELSLYESQLYAWRSKINNARSSSEREQEMSVEIARLKRQLAEQAEELAIPPKGRDILREAPEMKYVFIENHRAEFSIRAMCRVLRVARSGWYAWRLRCQQITSRQQFRLVCDTAVRKAFTEAKQRYGAPCLADELPEYNVKTIAASLRRQGLRAKGARKFSPVSYREHGLPVSENLLKQYFYASGPNQKWAGDITYLRTDEGWLYLAVVIDLWSRAVIGWSMSSRMTAQLACDALQMALWRRKRPGNVIVHTDRGGQYCSADYQALLKRHNLHGSMSAKGCCYDNACAESFFHSLKVECIHGERFISREIMRTTVFNYIECDYNRWRRHSACGGLSPEQFENQNLA; this is translated from the exons ATGACAAAACCAGCATCAACAAATAAGAAGCCCCGCAAACAGCACACACCTGAATTCCGCAACGAAGCCCTGAAGCTTGCGGAACGTATCGGTGTTGCTGCCGCTGCCCGGGAACTCAGCCTGTACGAATCCCAGCTCTACGCATGGCGCAGTAAGATTAACAATGCCCGCAGCTCTTCCGAACGTGAGCAGGAAATGTCCGTTGAAATTGCCCGTCTTAAGCGCCAACTGGCGGAACAGGCAGAGGAGCTGGCCATTC CTCCAAAAGGCCGCGACATACTTCGCGAAGCGCCTGAAATGAAGTATGTCTTCATCGAAAATCATCGGGCTGAGTTCAGCATCAGAGCCATGTGCCGAGTACTGCGGGTCGCCCGCAGCGGCTGGTATGCATGGCGTCTGCGTTGTCAGCAGATAACATCACGTCAGCAGTTCCGACTCGTCTGTGATACTGCTGTCCGTAAGGCATTCACTGAGGCAAAACAGCGTTATGGTGCGCCTTGTCTCGCTGACGAACTGCCTGAATACAACGTCAAAACCATTGCCGCCAGCCTGCGACGTCAGGGACTTCGTGCAAAGGGTGCCCGGAAGTTCAGCCCGGTCAGCTACAGAGAACATGGCCTGCCGGTGTCTGAAAATCTGCTGAAACAGTATTTTTACGCGAGTGGCCCGAATCAGAAGTGGGCAGGAGACATCACGTATCTTCGCACCGACGAGGGCTGGCTGTACCTCGCGGTGGTGATTGACCTGTGGTCGCGGGCTGTCATCGGTTGGTCGATGTCGTCGCGGATGACAGCGCAGCTGGCCTGCGATGCGCTGCAGATGGCACTCTGGCGACGTAAGCGACCGGGAAATGTCATTGTCCATACAGATCGCGGCGGGCAATACTGTTCGGCGGACTATCAGGCGCTGCTGAAGCGACATAATCTGCACGGTAGCATGAGTGCCAAAGGATGTTGTTACGACAATGCCTGCGCGGAAAGCTTCTTCCACTCGCTAAAGGTGGAATGTATCCACGGGGAACGCTTTATCAGCCGGGAAATCATGCGGACGACGGTGTTTAATTATATCGAGTGTGATTACAATCGGTGGCGCCGACACAGTGCCTGTGGCGGTCTCAGTCCCGAACAATTTGAAAACCAGAACCTCGCTTAG